DNA sequence from the Timaviella obliquedivisa GSE-PSE-MK23-08B genome:
GTCAATCCATCAATGACAACCCTACTAGAACCAGCCTGTGCATCGGCAATTCTAAAGACGCGGGAAGCATTGTTACCACTGATGGTTAATTTATCCGCTCCTAAACCGTTGATAGTTAAAGCTTTATTAATAACTAACTCACCCTCAGTCAGAGTAATCGTTCCATTAATAAGACTCGGAGCAAAGTCAATGGTGTCTCCAGCACTGCTAAAGGCAATTGCCTCTCTCAGTGACACGTCTCCAGCAGTGATATTGCCATCATTTTCGTCTAATAGAATATCTACAGTAATAGCCATACTAATAACCTCCTAGTTAGTCACAGGGAGAAGAATAAAACTCAGTTGGAAGACGGGAGAAACCAACCCCTACTGAGAATAGCAGGCTATGTCCATGCTTTTAGTCTCCCATTCTCAACAAGGAGGGCGATCGTCCTATCCTAAGCAGTGATCTGTTGCTGCTCTTCTTGTAATAAAGTAACCAATTGCTGGTCACCTTTTTCCTGAGCCGCCTTCAAACGCCGCTGAAGATTTTCTTGAAGGTTAGCTTGGTGAACTTTACCAATGTACTGACAAGGCAAGGTTGCTGGAACAGATACTCGGCGTTCGGGTGTTGCCTGAGCAACTCCATTCGTATAGTACTTTTCACCTCGATAGGTAAGCTCATACGCACGGGGCATCACCTCTTCGGCGGACTGGGTAGGGTCAACTTGAAGGGTTTGACCACGATAGATGAGGGTATAAGGAGCCAGGGAAGCATGATGAGGACGAGTGGGTCGCCCCATGTTCACCCCTACAGCTTTGCTAGGGTTATAGTCGAAAGATGTGCCACGATAAATGAGTTTCATAGTCTCGCTTCTCCAGTAAGTAATAGGTCACTAGGTGAAGAGAAGCGCGTTCCTTCAGGAGCTTTCCTTACTTCCGTCCTCAACTAAAACTTAAATAGTTGGGATGAACGTTTTTTCTTCTGTATAACAGACTACCATTTAAAGAAGAGAAATAGTAATCCCCCTTTAGGGTGAAGAACTTAAGGAAGACAGGGAAGTTTTCTGATCATTCATGCAAAAGCTTGTAGAGTAAGTAGCTAGCAAAACTCAGCACCTACCATGTGCCTTAGTGGCTCACTCACCTGTACTTTCATATTATGATCTCGCGTCTTCTTTCGGTCTGGCGGTTCCTTCGAGGAGTAATGCCAACACTCAAATCTTTCTCATACATGCTTTTTGCCCTGTCGCTAGTGGGTACGTTGCTTTCGAGTAGCCCAGCATCGGCAACCCTTGCGGTATCTGCGGAGCAGCGCGCCCGTCAGGAAGTTCGGGGCGTTTGGATGACGAATAATGACATGAGCATTCTGATCGACCATGCCAAGGTGCAGGATGCAATGAGCCAACTAAGCCGTCTCAACTTCAACACGGTTTATCCAGTGGCTTGGAATTCAGGCTATGTCATGTATCCGAGTGCTGTGGCGTATCAAGCAGGAATTCAGCCCTTCGTCTTTAAGGGGTTGGAGGGGCAAGACATTATGGCAGATGTGATTGCTCAAGGTCATCGCCAAGGATTATTAGTAATGCCTTGGTTTGAGTTTGGCTTCATGGCTCCAGCAACATCAGAGCTAGCGTTGAATCACCCGGAGTGGTTAACCCAAAAGCGGAATGGGGAGCAAGTTTCTTTGAGTGCTGCGGGCGAAGTGGCGTGGCTTAATCCGTTTCGTCCAGAAGTGCAGCAGTTTATCACGAGTCTTTTGGTGGAACTAGTGAGTCAGTATGATGCTGATGGCATTCAGTTTGATGATCACATGAGTTTGCCGAGTGAGTTTGGGTACGACAGCTATACTGTGGCGCTCTACACAAAGGAGACGAAGAAAGCCCCTCCCACAGATGCGTTAGATCCGGCTTGGGTGAAGTGGCGTGCGGATAAGATTACGGCGTTTATGGTGAACTTGCATAAGGCAGTGAAGGCACACAAGCCCAATGCTATTTTTTCAATTTCGCCTAATTACTATGATTTTGCTTACCGTTTGCATTTGCAGGATTGGCTGGCTTGGGTGAAGCAGGGTGTGGCAAACGAGCTTATTGTCCAGGTCTATCGTTCTGATATGCAAAGCTTTGTAGAACAGATTAATCGTCCTGAAATTCAGGAGGCACAGAAGAAGATTCCTACGGGAATTGGGGTATTGACAGGGCTGAGAAATAGCCCGGTGGCGATGGCGCAGATTCAGTCGCAGGTGCGGGCTGTGCAAGAGCGAGGTTTGGGAATGGCGTTTTTCTATTACGAAAGTCTGTGGCACGAAGCCCCGGAGCCAATGGAGGAAAGGCTGGCTGGCTTTCAAGCTTTATTTCCTTACCCAGCGTCACGTTTACTGGAAAATCAGGCAGTATCACCACAGGCGTAGTCGAACTAATGCCATTAGGGTGGTAATTGGAATCGATATGCCAATGATTTGAAGCGCGATCGGAGAACGAGAGGGTAAAGGAGGGGCAAACGAGTTTGAGATACTTGCAAGAGGTCGCCACACTCCGATCAATCCCCCTAATAGCAACAAGAAAAGAACGCTCCCGTACATGACTTGAGCAGGGAACTGCTTGTTTGTCTGAGCGTGTTCAAGTCTGTCTAGATCAATTAATACTGCTGCTGCTGAGGGGTATCGTTCTCGGATGCGGACTTTTACCATTTTCTCTACAATTTTTGCCAGTTGAGGATGGAGATTAGTCTGGCTTTTCCATTGAATTTCTCCAGTTTTAGGATCTTCTTTTAAGTCTCTAGGATGAACACCAGTTATGCATTGAATAACAACCATGCCTAGAGCATAGATATCACTGCTAAAGCGCGATCGCCCTGCTTGTTGCTCGTTGGGCATATAGCCTGCGGTACCCACTACTACGGATTGGGCAGATGAGGAAGATGAAGAGGAGGTCAGTTTAACTGCACCAAAATCAATTAACACTAATCGACCATCCTTTCGACGAATGATATTACGGGGTTTAATGTCGCCGTGGATGACTTGGTGAGAATGGAGAAACTGTAATACAGGCAAGACCTGTCGGAGTAATTCAATAATCTTTTTCTGGTTCCAAGTCTGACCTTTTGCCGTTTCCTGGGCTAAGTCATGTCCATCAATAAATTCTTGGACTAAATAAAGCGTTTGATCCTCGACAAAATGGTCAAACAATGCCGGAACTTGCTGGTTTAAGTGGCCCAGTTGGTAAAGAGTTTGGACTTCTGTTTCAAATAGTTCTTGGGCTGTTGCTGAGGGTGTAGAGGAAAGCTTTAAACATTTCACAACACGCAAGGCAGATGAGAGATCATCTTGCGCCAGAAAAGTTTCGCTGAAGCCGCCCTTTCCTAAACTTTGGAGAATGTGATAGCGTTCATTCAGAATGGTATTAATCACTAGTAGATGGGGTAGGAATAGAACTGGGTGAGTCGCTGCGCAACGTTTGGGAAAGGTTGGAGACAGAGTTTGGGATAGTTGAAAAATAGGGAGAGGGAGAAGCTTCTGGTGAAGGAGGAGCAGGGACGACTGGATTGATAGGAGCAGAAAACTCTGTGTCGGCGATCGCTTTTTCAATCACAGGTTTTGTCTGCTGACGTTGATCCTGCTGACGTTGATTCCGCTGATGTTGATTCCAGTGGGCAGGAATGGTAGAAAGCATTTCTAACACTCTTTGATCTTCCTGCAAGGCAGCGGCTGAGGGTTCAGCTAGAACAACTCTTTGGGGTGGTTTACTGGCTGCTGTAATGGGTTGGATAGCAGAGGGTTGAATGGCAGCAGGCGGCAGGGCAATCCCTTTTGGATATCTTGAAGACAGTACTTTAAGTAGATTGATAGAAGTCTTGGCTTGAGATGCTACCTGAGTGATGCTCTTTTCTTGTTGCCATAGTGTAGCAAGTTGTATGGACTGCCCAGCACTGCTGGTATTTGCTGGAATGGCTGCCAGCATTTTTAATGCAGTGGGTAGGTCAGCTTGAACATATTTATTGATGGCACGTTGAAGTAATTCGCGTGCCCAAACTTCTCTCAATTGCTGAGCAGTTGCGTAGTATTCGCTGGTCGTTGGCAGGGTATCGGCTAAGTTAATGGCTTGTTTAAGGCGATCGCTATTGGCGCTAGTTTTTGCTCGTTCGAGGATAGACTGTTCAGTTGTTTGTAAATTTTGGGGTGGGGGCAGTGAGCGATTGTTTTGAGAGTTTTGCAAGGAGTCGTTGTCTTGATCAACAGGATTTGCTGAAGATTGAGTGACCTGAGAAGAACGTAGAAAAATAAAGCCAAGGACTAGGGCGGAAGCGCCACTGCACCAAAAAAGATATTTCATGTCTTGACCCTGAGTGCAAAAAATAGTCGCTATAAAGTTTCACTATAAATTGGCGTTGCTGAATAGAAGTATGAAACTATTCAAAGTCCCTTTCCTTTAGGAGAGGGATTTAGGAAGAGGTCTATCTAGCTGCGTTGCCGATCGACCTAACCCCTAGCCCCTTCCCTAAGAGGGCAGGGGAACAGGATTTTCATACTTGCATTCAGCAATGCCTTTCACTATAAATTTAAAGATTCATTTTCCAGATCTCTAACCGATGATCGAGGCTGCCTGTGACTAAGGTCCGATTATTCGGACAAATAACGATCGCCCCGACGCTATCTGAATGCACCCGGACGGTTTTTAGCAAAGCGCCCTTTTGCCAATTCCAAAGTTTGAGGGTGCCGTCTGCATGGGCACTCAGCAAATATTTACCATCATTGCTGAAGGCAAGCGATCGTGTGGATTTGGACTTGGGTAATGCTCGTAAGCGCTGACCTGTCGCCACATTCCAAATCATAATTTGGTCATCAGCCCCAGTCGCCAAGATTTGGTTATTGGGGCTGATGTTAACTACTTTTACGCCGCTTTCATGTCCTACTAAGGTTTGCGAAATTTGTCCGGTGGGAAAGTCCCAAATCTTAACCGTTTTATCTTCACTAGCACTCACGATAAAACGACTATCTGTGGTGATTTCAATTTGGTTAACCGCGTTGGTATGACCACTGAGCCTTTGAAGTTCACTGCCTGTTTGCAAATCCCATACTTTAATTTGGCGATCGCTTCCTCCACTCACCGTTAATTTACCGTTAGGTGTGACATGCACAGAATTAACCCGACCTGTATGCCCCGCCAGAGTATGACGCAGGATACCGCTCTGTAAATTCCAGACTTTTAACGTTGAGTCTGCACTGGCACTCACGAGGGTTTCGCCAGTGGGCGTGAAGTGTAATGAAGTAATCTCTTGGAGATGCCCAGTCAGCGCAGTCAGCGATGCACCTGATTTCATATCCCAAAGCTGGATCACTTTGTTCTGTCCGCCACTCACTACAATTTCGCCCTTAGGATGCATTGCTAGCGCCAAGATTGAACCAGACTGATTGATGGTTCGGGTGGGGGCAATATCACCTTTAGCAAGAGGAGTGACAACGACAGGCATCAGTAACGATTTGAGATGAGCTTGAATTTGATCTTTTTGACGAACGCCTGTGAAGCTCAGTGCCAAAATTGCGATCAGAGTAACGGTTTGTGGAATGCCCCAGATTTTTCGAGGCTGACGGGTTTTTTGAAGCTGGTTTAGATCAGTTAAAACTTCCTCAACAGATTGATAGCGATCGCGCCAATGCGAACGAACCATCTGAGTTAAAATAGTGGCTAAGCGAGGGCTAACTTTAGCAACCTGTCGCCAGCACAACTCACCCTGAATATCTTCACCAATTTCTTTAGGATTAAGCCCTGTTATTGCCTGAATTGCCAGCATTCCTACTGAGTAAATATCGCTGCAATATCGTGGTTTGCCGGCGCGTTGTTCGCCTGCCATATAGCCTGGTGTGCCAATTAAAATAGATTCGGTAGTTTGCCCTTCAGGGTGAGCTTGATTGCTCAGTTCTTTGACAGCACCGAAATCAATTAGCACAATTTTGCCATCTTTATCGCGACGGATCAGGTTATGAGGTTTAATATCTCGGTGAATCACACCCTGAGCATGAACGATCGCCAGCACGCTCAGAACATCTTGAATTAACGTAATGACCTGCGCCTCTGGCATAGGTTGCCCCACGATCAATTCTTGGCTTAAGTTATGACCTTCAACATAGTTATGAACTAAATAAAACTGATGATTCTCCTCGAAATGCGCCAGTAGCCGAGGAATTTGAGAACTATGGGGACTTAGACGATATAACGCTTGGGCTTCGGCATTAAAAAGTTCTCTAGCATGCTCCCAGTCGAAATGTTCACTAGTGGGTGCTTTAAGGCATTTGACAACGCAAAGAGGACGGTTAGGTAACTGCTGATCTTTAGCAAGATAGGTATCGCTAAAGATGCTGGTTCCTAATACTTCGGTAACTTTGTAACGTCCACCCAAAGCTTGCTTAGTTAACACTTCTACCATAAAAACTCCAATCTTGAGGTGAATGAATTCACGGTGTCACTAAACGTTCGTTGTTTTTCTACACCGCTCTTATCTGCACCGAATCCTTGTCTATACTGAATCTCTATCTGCATCTGCACCAAATCTTCGTTCGCCTAAATCCCTGTCTAAATAACCGTTTGCCTGGATCTTTGTTTGCCTGTTAGTCAATATCATACACGCTAATTTAGCGTAGTCAACTAAATTGAAAAGTTGGATACTCGGATATTTTTTTGCTATTCTGTACTCACTCACCTGGAGGGTTCGGTTTATCCAAAGCCAGGCTTTCTATCAAAACGCCGACATGATTCATATTCGATTCGCTAGAGCGACACAGCCTAGGACTGTAAATTTTAGGGCTGTAGACCTTAAAAAGGTACTACGACGGCGATCGCTCCTCTTGCTTACCCTTAGCCTCCTGGCGCTCATTCTCTGTGCCGCTTGCTCCACCCTTACACTGTCTTCCTCTATTGTTTCTCACTCTGGCACCCTTGCCACTGTGTTCAGTCGAGGGCGAGTGATTTGCGGCGTTGACGGTCAGCGTCCAGGGTTTAGTTTTCAGTCACCCAATGGTCAATATTCGGGGCTAGATGCAGATTATTGTCGGGCGATCGCCAGTGCTTTATTTGACGATCCTGGCAAAGTAGAATTCAAGCGCGTCGCTCAAGGCGCGTTTGCTGATTTACTCAATGGCAAGGTCGATATTTTGCTGCGCGATACACCCTGGACGATTGAAAGAGATGCAACGATCGACTTTGTATCTCCCATATTTTATGACGGACAAGGCTTACTCGCACCCATTAATTTAGACACAACCTCTCTAGGA
Encoded proteins:
- a CDS encoding DUF4278 domain-containing protein; translation: MKLIYRGTSFDYNPSKAVGVNMGRPTRPHHASLAPYTLIYRGQTLQVDPTQSAEEVMPRAYELTYRGEKYYTNGVAQATPERRVSVPATLPCQYIGKVHQANLQENLQRRLKAAQEKGDQQLVTLLQEEQQQITA
- a CDS encoding glycoside hydrolase family 10 protein; this translates as MLFALSLVGTLLSSSPASATLAVSAEQRARQEVRGVWMTNNDMSILIDHAKVQDAMSQLSRLNFNTVYPVAWNSGYVMYPSAVAYQAGIQPFVFKGLEGQDIMADVIAQGHRQGLLVMPWFEFGFMAPATSELALNHPEWLTQKRNGEQVSLSAAGEVAWLNPFRPEVQQFITSLLVELVSQYDADGIQFDDHMSLPSEFGYDSYTVALYTKETKKAPPTDALDPAWVKWRADKITAFMVNLHKAVKAHKPNAIFSISPNYYDFAYRLHLQDWLAWVKQGVANELIVQVYRSDMQSFVEQINRPEIQEAQKKIPTGIGVLTGLRNSPVAMAQIQSQVRAVQERGLGMAFFYYESLWHEAPEPMEERLAGFQALFPYPASRLLENQAVSPQA
- a CDS encoding serine/threonine protein kinase → MINTILNERYHILQSLGKGGFSETFLAQDDLSSALRVVKCLKLSSTPSATAQELFETEVQTLYQLGHLNQQVPALFDHFVEDQTLYLVQEFIDGHDLAQETAKGQTWNQKKIIELLRQVLPVLQFLHSHQVIHGDIKPRNIIRRKDGRLVLIDFGAVKLTSSSSSSSAQSVVVGTAGYMPNEQQAGRSRFSSDIYALGMVVIQCITGVHPRDLKEDPKTGEIQWKSQTNLHPQLAKIVEKMVKVRIRERYPSAAAVLIDLDRLEHAQTNKQFPAQVMYGSVLFLLLLGGLIGVWRPLASISNSFAPPLPSRSPIALQIIGISIPITTLMALVRLRLW
- a CDS encoding serine/threonine protein kinase; translated protein: MVEVLTKQALGGRYKVTEVLGTSIFSDTYLAKDQQLPNRPLCVVKCLKAPTSEHFDWEHARELFNAEAQALYRLSPHSSQIPRLLAHFEENHQFYLVHNYVEGHNLSQELIVGQPMPEAQVITLIQDVLSVLAIVHAQGVIHRDIKPHNLIRRDKDGKIVLIDFGAVKELSNQAHPEGQTTESILIGTPGYMAGEQRAGKPRYCSDIYSVGMLAIQAITGLNPKEIGEDIQGELCWRQVAKVSPRLATILTQMVRSHWRDRYQSVEEVLTDLNQLQKTRQPRKIWGIPQTVTLIAILALSFTGVRQKDQIQAHLKSLLMPVVVTPLAKGDIAPTRTINQSGSILALAMHPKGEIVVSGGQNKVIQLWDMKSGASLTALTGHLQEITSLHFTPTGETLVSASADSTLKVWNLQSGILRHTLAGHTGRVNSVHVTPNGKLTVSGGSDRQIKVWDLQTGSELQRLSGHTNAVNQIEITTDSRFIVSASEDKTVKIWDFPTGQISQTLVGHESGVKVVNISPNNQILATGADDQIMIWNVATGQRLRALPKSKSTRSLAFSNDGKYLLSAHADGTLKLWNWQKGALLKTVRVHSDSVGAIVICPNNRTLVTGSLDHRLEIWKMNL